One genomic region from Pagrus major chromosome 24, Pma_NU_1.0 encodes:
- the ccdc28a gene encoding coiled-coil domain-containing protein 28A, with amino-acid sequence MEERKLKRKSPRTTTNPAPQPASSGRKTSTSSGGRHVGYSHQMGTHSSQKGKSRRAARDKPRHHLGSAAKATPSQGQGQAAPIIQHSFLTDVSDVQEMENGLLSLLNDFHSGKLQAFGNECSIGQMEHVREMQEKLARLHFDLYGEVDEMPEDQRKVACDTNMDKLLLNLEELSSSIQKLNLADTQEVPRTASV; translated from the exons ATGGAGGAGCGAAAGCTAAAGCGAAAGAGTCCCAGGACCACCACCAACCCGGCGCCCCAGCCTGCGAGCTCTGGCCGGAAAACCAGCACTTCCTCCGGGGGACGGCACGTCGGCTACAGCCACCAAATGGGGACTCACTCCAGCCAGAAGGGCAAGAGCAGGAG GGCAGCCAGAGATAAACCCAGGCACCATCTGGGTTCGGCTGCTAAAGCTACACCGAGCCAGGGTCAGGGCCAGGCAGCCCCCATCATCCAGCACTCCTTCCTGACTGATGTGTCGGATGTACAGGAGATGGAGAACGGCCTGCTCAGTCTCCTCAACGACTTCCACTCAGGGAAACTACAAGCATTTG GCAATGAGTGCTCCATAGGGCAGATGGAGCATGTGAGGGAGATGCAGGAGAAGCTGGCCCGCTTGCACTTTGACCTCTACGGGGAGGTGGATGAAATGCCCGAAGACCAGAGGAAGGTGGCCTGCGACACCAACATGGACAAGTTACTTCTTAAT CTTGAGGAGCTGAGTTCTTCCAT TCAGAAACTAAATCTCGCCGACACCCAGGAGGTCCCGAGGACTGCCAGCGTGTGA
- the ect2l gene encoding epithelial cell-transforming sequence 2 oncogene-like, whose product MEPSLRSAPHSVKRWQLGGTDYDPQRSQTLFSTWTPLNHKPGNLQLYEERMNLVLHWFDLWTDRQRKHLLHSLLTRCTRSQLKHCRDLLIETVPVTRVDFTAVLPRFLSLYVMSFLTPRDLCSAGQVSWHWRVLAEQDCLWAGRCIRRGWFLPYAPGEKEFGAWKNHYVSCFSTLDWLTPREAAEQYGTLNQPSTEEEEERRKERMIRQMIRDKLQEEKRLSMRTRRAWGSYTKPGGDRGGRPSSGLTFRSWPSLSWPPRTAGSPSLCLSLDRGQPMTAAPSLERVQTYTSSERPNKASGALSSFTYRPAPPHSPPHIHLSSPTLLLLISNRIPAYELLLSGVKAGVIVVLYDHRGTLSALLAQAERAVSGQTAQRLGLLAPGGTEEIHLLHSSSLSEKTLLTPDCRDFWENLCGWVAPTEEGGGIDIFSPLAASASGVALIQTLSTLTGLEVRAPTGLATGSFQNILSEWSDSSVGTGLSDQQPTSPALQYVCESLLQGWCTQAQWMEEALEELRSCLGPQLQRVSLQARGRALGHLLWEEICLEELCVSKDLNEALTEGLTALNRQEETRPLEFLAVFLTRWREQKEREESSDDFSLSPHKSEKGLSRSRIPELPQTVLDWRGAAARELHHSECVYLGRLGAVMKVYQEPLTAALNSNRAILSFADIHIVLSPVTQILELNRVFQADLQARLQQWGAEQCVGDVFVKLCSKLRVYTNYLNNYATAIRTIDKCRETKPRFWAFLKRSDRTIATHMLSLQELLLCPVWRIQEYVTLLQALSVHTHHGHPDHTHLSSALSTLLRFREFIQKSKGNSERDRQMEETQRMIQGCPNLSEGNRQLIITQNAALLRSPDEQIPDSLRTYEQVSDVGLFLFNDALVLTRRNVHHTPFTLAHRSTHTFLASVALSSLAVREITHTRYVSHAFVLEGPCRSWVCATERGEEREHFLYVLRSAIDSALTEH is encoded by the exons ATGGAGCCGAGCCTGAGATCAGCCCCGCACTCGGTGAAGCGGTGGCAGCTCGGCGGGACGGACTACGACCCGCAGCGGTCCCAGACCCTCTTCAGCACCTGGACCCCCCTGAACCACAAGCCCGGGAACCTGCAG TTATATGAGGAGAGGATGAACCTGGTGCTGCACTGGTTTGACCTGtggactgacagacagaggaaacaCCTGCTGCACTCTCTGCTCACACGCTGCACGCGCTCTCAGCTCAA GCACTGCAGGGATTTGCTGATCGAGACGGTTCCTGTGACTCGAGTGGACTTCACGGCGGTGCTGCCGCGCTTCCTGTCCCTGtatgtgatgtcatttctgACCCCTCGCGACCTCTGCTCTGCCGGCCAAGTCAGCTGGCACTGGAGGGTCCTAGCTGAACAG GACTGTCTCTGGGCCGGCCGCTGCATCAGAAGAGGCTGGTTCCTTCCCTATGCTCCAGGAGAGAAAGAATTTGGAGCGTGGAAGAACCACTACGTCTCCTGCTTCTCCACGCTGGACTGGCTCACCCCGCGGGAGGCAGCCGAGCAGTACGGGACCCTCAACCAACCaagcacagaggaggaggaagagaggaggaaggagaggatgaTCAGGCAGATGATCAGAGACAaactgcaggaggagaaga GACTGTCGATGAGAACCAGGAGAGCCTGGGGCAGCTACACAAAgccaggaggagacagaggtgggAGGCCCAGCTCTGGACTAACATTCAGGTCGTGGCCTTCTCTCTCGTGGCCTCCTAGGACTGCTGGGTCTCCCAGCCTCTGTCTCAGCCTAGACAGAGGACAGCCCATGACTGCTGCTCCAAGCCTGGAGAGAGTCCAGACCTACACTAGCAG TGAAAGACCGAACAAAGCCAGTGGAGCTCTGTCCTCCTTCACCTACAGACCTGCACCGCCACATTCACCCCCTCACATCCATCTGTCCTCTCCTACCCTCTTACTGCTGATCTCCAACAGGATCCCTGCCTATGAG CTGCTGCTGAGTGGTGTGAAGGCTGGAGTGATTGTGGTTCTGTACGACCACAGAGGGACTCTCTCGGCTCTGTTAGCCCAGGCGGAGAGGGCCGTTTCTGGGCAGACAGCTCAGAGGCTGGGCCTGCTAGCTCCGGGAGGAACGGAGGAAATCCATCTGCTTCACA GCAGTAGCTTGTCAGAAAAGACTCTACTGACCCCCGACTGTAGAGACTTCTGGGAAAACCTGTGTGGCTGGGTCGCACCGaccgaggagggaggagggatcGACATCTTCTCCCCGCTGGCTGCATCTG CGTCTGGAGTGGCTCTCATCCAGACCCTCTCTACTCTGACTGGTCTGGAGGTTCGGGCGCCAACGGGTCTTGCCACCGGAAGTTTCCAGAACA TCCTGAGTGAGTGGTCTGACAGCAGCGTGGGCACCGGACTCTCGGACCAGCAGCCAACATCCCCGGCGCTGCAGTATGTGTGCGAGAGCCTCCTGCAGGGCTGGTGCACACAGGCCCAGTGGATGGAGGaggctctggaggagctgaggagcTGCCTGGGGCCACAGCTACAGCGGGTCAGCCTCCAGGCCAGGGGCCGAGCTCTGG GCCATTTACTGTGGGAGGAAATCTGCCTCGAGGAGCTTTGCGTGTCCAAAGATCTGAATGAGGCTCTGACGGAGGGACTCACAGCTCtcaacagacaggaggag ACCAGACCTCTGGAGTTTCTTGCCGTCTTCCTGACAAGATGGCGtgagcagaaggagagagaagagagtaGTGATGATTTCTCTTTATCACCACATAAATCAGAGAAAGGCCTCAGCCGGAGCCGGATACCTGAGCTgccacag aCGGTGTTAGATTGGAGAGGTGCTGCTGCCAGAGAGCTGCACCACAGCGAGTGTGTTTATCTGGGCAGACTGGGCGCTGTGATGAAA GTGTACCAGGAGCCTCTCACAGCGGCCCTGAACTCCAACAGAGCCATCCTGAGCTTTGCTGACATCCACATTGTCCTCAGCCCAGTCACACAGATACTGGAGCtcaacag gGTGTTTCAGGCTGATTTACAAGCCAGACTGCAGCAGTGGGGAGCAGAGCAGTGTGTTGGAGATGTGTTTGTGAAACTGTGCTCCAAACTCAGAGTCTACACCAACTACCTCAACAACTACGCCACCGCCATCCGCACCATCGACAAG tgcagaGAGACAAAACCTCGATTTTGGGCTTTCCTGAAGAGATCAGACAGAACTATAGCAACACACATGCTGAG cctgcaggagctgctgctgtgtccgGTGTGGAGGATACAGGAGTACGTGACTCTGCTTCAGGCTctgtctgtgcacacacaccacGGTCACCCTgaccacacacacctctcctccGCCCTCAGCACCCTGCTACGATTCAGAGAGTTCATACAGAAG tcAAAGGGAaactcagagagagacagacagatggaggagacGCAGAGGATGATCCAAGGCTGCCCG aaCCTCAGTGAAGGAAACAGGCAGCTGATCATAACTCAGAATGCCGCTTTGCTCAGGAGCCCCGATGAACAGATTCCAGACTCGCTCAG GACCTATGAGCAGGTGTCTGATGTGGGCCTGTTCCTGTTCAACGACGCTTTGGTGTTGACGAGGCGTAATGTGCACCACACGCCTTTCACGCTGGCTCACCggagcacacacactttcctggCCTCCGTGGCTCTCTCCAGCCTGGCTGTCAgagagatcacacacacacgct ATGTGAGTCACGCCTTCGTCCTTGAGGGTCCCTGTCGGTCCTGGGTTTGTGCCACAGAGAGAGGCGAGGAGAGGGAGCACTTCCTGTATGTGCTGCGTTCAGCCATTGACTCTGCTCTGACAGAACATTAG
- the filip1l gene encoding filamin A-interacting protein 1-like isoform X2 yields MVVDEQQRLTEQLKQQTAKVQELSASASQAQEELSSANARLQEEEQKVFRLEAELSDQSGRYHQEQEGMTAKLTSEDAQNRQLRQKLSALSRQLDELEETNKTLRRAEEELQELRDKISRGECGNSSLMSELEELRKRVLEMEGKDEELIRMEDHCRDLNKKLEKEAHQSRSLKAEVDKLNHRIMDLEKLEDAFSKSKQECNSLKSNLEKERTVSKVLTNELEVLKARVRELEAAESQLGKTELTLKEDLTKLKTLTVMLVDERKAMAEKLKQMENKVQNSTGKLQAEQDKVTSVTEKLIEESKKALRSKAELEEKMCSATKERDDLKAKLINEEEKSNDLESKINMMKKRLQSLENIEREHLRSKAKEEHIKTPIANRFQQEDNKVKDLTQEVERLRRKLKDMKVVEGDLLKTEEFESLEKRFTNEQEKAKVLMEELEISRKELSKYQLAEKKECNQEHVLYKRLKDEEAKSSHLTREVAALKEKIHEYMGTEESICRMKTDHSTLQRKLTQQEVRNKELAREMETLTRELERYRRFSKSLRPGMNGRRFSDLHVATKEVQTESLDLMSPNCKTMAPLERAVVNGKLYDESEPEDNANYSNELQLTKCSPSLINNVNNLNNNMKRARVPFLKNKDNTHQVNGKVQPRQNGNHVQPGDVVLTHSPGQPLHIKVTPDHGHNTATLEITSPTTENTQSFTSTAVIPTSGGPPKQRITIIQNASISPTAKSISPTMKSKGSPISDEPCSPDRALSPFTMSTYSRAMTPDSCGSVTPDRAMSPIQIVSVTTGTPDRSLSTEPVEVVGGHAVFRVTPERQTNWQVQRSNSSGPNVITTEDNKIHIHLGSPFIQSISTPTQTLSPCHTPGLQEQRTQVLANCSTPTIKGNSKITSSIMIKPTSTPIQRPSQITIPLEGFRRPGPTRIPKPKGFCSQKGTNGTAANVGLQSKTPGKDQAAHTAAAHNNNNNPHLMNRRL; encoded by the exons ATGGTTGTGGATGAACAGCAGCGTctcactgagcagctgaaacaacaaacagccaAGGTCCAAGAACTGAGTGCCAGTGCTTCACAAGCCCAGGAGGAGCTGAGCTCAGCTAATGCTCGTCTGCAGGAAGAGGAGCAAAAGGTCTTTCGCTTGGAGGCTGAGCTGAGTGACCAAAGCGGTCGATATCATCAGGAACAAGAAGGCATGACGGCCAAACTGACCAGTGAGGATGCCCAAAACAGGCAGCTGCGCCAGAAACTATCAGCTCTCAGCAGGCAGCTTGATGAGCTGGAAGAGACCAACAAGACCCTGCGCAGAGCTGAAGAGGAACTGCAGGAGCTGAGGGACAAAATTAGCCGTGGCGAGTGTGGAAACTCTAGCCTCATGTCTGAGCTTGAAGAGTTACGGAAGAGGGTACTTGAAATGGAGGGAAAGGATGAGGAGTTGATCAGAATGGAGGACCACTGCAGGGACCTCAACAAGAAACTGGAGAAAGAGGCGCATCAGAGCCGGAGCCTGAAGGCCGAAGTTGATAAACTGAACCACAGAATTATGGACTTGGAGAAATTAGAGGATGCATTCAGCAAGAGCAAACAAGAATGCAATTCCCTCAAAAGTAAcctggagaaggagaggacGGTGTCAAAGGTGCTCACCAATGAGCTGGAAGTCTTGAAAGCCAGGGTCAGAGAACTGGAGGCTGCTGAAAGCCAACTGGGAAAGACAGAGCTGACACTGAAGGAAGATCTAACCAAGTTAAAGACTCTCACAGTCATGCTGGTGGATGAGAGGAAGGCGATGGCGGAGAAGCTGAAGCAAATGGAGAATAAGGTCCAGAACAGCACTGGCAAACTTCAGGCAGAACAGGATAAAGTTACGTCAGTCACAGAGAAGCTGATTGAGGAGAGCAAGAAGGCACTGAGGTCGAAGgctgagctggaggagaaaatgtGCAGCGCTACAAAGGAGAGGGATGACCTGAAGGCCAAGTTGATaaatgaggaagaaaagagcAATGATTTGGAGTCGAAGATCAATATGATGAAGAAAAGGTTGCAGTCCCTAGAGAACATAGAAAGGGAACACCTGAGAAGCAAAGCTAAAGAGGAGCACATCAAGACACCCATTGCTAACCGCTTCCAACAAGAAGACAACAAAGTAAAGGACTTGACGCAGGAGGTTGAACGCCTCAGACGCAAGTTAAAGGACATGAAGGTGGTAGAGGGTGACCTCTTGAAGACAGAGGAGTTTGAATCACTGGAGAAAAGATTCACCAACGAACAAGAGAAAGCTAAAGTCTtgatggaggagctggaaaTATCCAGAAAAGAACTTTCCAAATACCAACTGGCTGAAAAGAAAGAGTGCAACCAAGAGCATGTCCTTTATAAACGCTTGAAGGACGAGGAGGCAAAGTCTAGTCACTTGACCAGAGAGGTAGCAGCTCTGAAAGAGAAGATCCATGAGTACATGGGAACTGAGGAGTCCATTTGTCGTATGAAGACCGACCACTCTACACTGCAGAGAAAACTgacccaacaggaagtcaggaaCAAAGAACTGGCCAGAGAAATGGAGACACTCACAAGAGAGCTTGAGAGATACAGACGCTTTAGCAAAAGTCTTCGCCCAGGCATGAATGGAAGACGCTTTTCCGACCTTCATGTTGCCACCAAGGAAGTTCAGACAGAGTCTCTTGACCTCATGTCTCCCAACTGTAAGACAATGGCACCACTGGAACGTGCTGTCGTGAACGGGAAGCTGTATGACGAGAGCGAACCTGAGGATAACGCAAATTACAGCAACGAGCTCCAGCTCACCAAATGCAGCCCCTCGCTCATCAATAATGTCAACAATCtgaacaacaacatgaaaagaGCGCGAGTCCCGTTCCTTAAGAACAAAGACAACACCCATCAGGTGAACGGGAAAGTGCAACCACGGCAGAACGGGAACCACGTTCAGCCTGGAGATGTTGTGTTGACCCACAGTCCTGGGCAGCCTCTGCACATTAAAGTGACTCCTGACCACGGACATAACACAGCAACGCTAGAGATCACCAGCCCGACCACAGAAAACACCCAGTCATTCACCAGCACTGCCGTCATACCCACAAGTGGAGGTCCACCCAAGCAGAGAATTACCATCATCCAGAATGCTTCCATATCCCCGACTGCAAAGTCCATTTCCCCAACGATGAAATCCAAAGGTTCTCCAATATCAGATGAACCTTGCTCACCAGATAGGGCCCTATCACCTTTCACTATGTCTACATACTCCAGAGCAATGACTCCAGACTCTTGTGGCTCCGTAACCCCAGACAGAGCCATGTCACCTATACAGATCGTGTCCGTCACAACAGGCACCCCTGACCGCTCCCTCTCCACGGAGCCAGTCGAGGTCGTCGGAGGGCACGCCGTCTTCCGAGTGACCCCGGAGAGGCAAACCAACTGGCAGGTCCAGAGGTCCAACAGCTCTGGGCCCAACGTCATCACCACAGAGGACAACAAAATCCACATCCACCTAGGGAGCCCCTTCATTCAGAGCATCAGCACTCCGACGCAAACGCTGAGTCCGTGCCACACGCCTGGACTCCAGGAGCAAAGGACTCAGGTGCTTGCAAATTGCAGTACTCCTACTATCAAGGGCAACAGCAAAATCACAAGTAGCATCATGATTAAGCCCACCTCCACCCCAATCCAAAGGCCATCACAAATTACA ATACCTCTCGAAGGTTTCCGACGACCGGGACCGACCAGAATCCCCAAACCGAAGGGCTTCTGCTCCCAGAAGGGGACGAACGGCACAGCGGCGAACGTGGGGCTGCAGAGCAAGACGCCTGGGAAAGATCAGGCCGCGCACACGGCTGCAgcgcacaacaacaacaacaacccacaTCTGATGAACCGcagactgtga
- the filip1l gene encoding filamin A-interacting protein 1-like isoform X1, which produces MVVDEQQRLTEQLKQQTAKVQELSASASQAQEELSSANARLQEEEQKVFRLEAELSDQSGRYHQEQEGMTAKLTSEDAQNRQLRQKLSALSRQLDELEETNKTLRRAEEELQELRDKISRGECGNSSLMSELEELRKRVLEMEGKDEELIRMEDHCRDLNKKLEKEAHQSRSLKAEVDKLNHRIMDLEKLEDAFSKSKQECNSLKSNLEKERTVSKVLTNELEVLKARVRELEAAESQLGKTELTLKEDLTKLKTLTVMLVDERKAMAEKLKQMENKVQNSTGKLQAEQDKVTSVTEKLIEESKKALRSKAELEEKMCSATKERDDLKAKLINEEEKSNDLESKINMMKKRLQSLENIEREHLRSKAKEEHIKTPIANRFQQEDNKVKDLTQEVERLRRKLKDMKVVEGDLLKTEEFESLEKRFTNEQEKAKVLMEELEISRKELSKYQLAEKKECNQEHVLYKRLKDEEAKSSHLTREVAALKEKIHEYMGTEESICRMKTDHSTLQRKLTQQEVRNKELAREMETLTRELERYRRFSKSLRPGMNGRRFSDLHVATKEVQTESLDLMSPNCKTMAPLERAVVNGKLYDESEPEDNANYSNELQLTKCSPSLINNVNNLNNNMKRARVPFLKNKDNTHQVNGKVQPRQNGNHVQPGDVVLTHSPGQPLHIKVTPDHGHNTATLEITSPTTENTQSFTSTAVIPTSGGPPKQRITIIQNASISPTAKSISPTMKSKGSPISDEPCSPDRALSPFTMSTYSRAMTPDSCGSVTPDRAMSPIQIVSVTTGTPDRSLSTEPVEVVGGHAVFRVTPERQTNWQVQRSNSSGPNVITTEDNKIHIHLGSPFIQSISTPTQTLSPCHTPGLQEQRTQVLANCSTPTIKGNSKITSSIMIKPTSTPIQRPSQITVSNAYD; this is translated from the coding sequence ATGGTTGTGGATGAACAGCAGCGTctcactgagcagctgaaacaacaaacagccaAGGTCCAAGAACTGAGTGCCAGTGCTTCACAAGCCCAGGAGGAGCTGAGCTCAGCTAATGCTCGTCTGCAGGAAGAGGAGCAAAAGGTCTTTCGCTTGGAGGCTGAGCTGAGTGACCAAAGCGGTCGATATCATCAGGAACAAGAAGGCATGACGGCCAAACTGACCAGTGAGGATGCCCAAAACAGGCAGCTGCGCCAGAAACTATCAGCTCTCAGCAGGCAGCTTGATGAGCTGGAAGAGACCAACAAGACCCTGCGCAGAGCTGAAGAGGAACTGCAGGAGCTGAGGGACAAAATTAGCCGTGGCGAGTGTGGAAACTCTAGCCTCATGTCTGAGCTTGAAGAGTTACGGAAGAGGGTACTTGAAATGGAGGGAAAGGATGAGGAGTTGATCAGAATGGAGGACCACTGCAGGGACCTCAACAAGAAACTGGAGAAAGAGGCGCATCAGAGCCGGAGCCTGAAGGCCGAAGTTGATAAACTGAACCACAGAATTATGGACTTGGAGAAATTAGAGGATGCATTCAGCAAGAGCAAACAAGAATGCAATTCCCTCAAAAGTAAcctggagaaggagaggacGGTGTCAAAGGTGCTCACCAATGAGCTGGAAGTCTTGAAAGCCAGGGTCAGAGAACTGGAGGCTGCTGAAAGCCAACTGGGAAAGACAGAGCTGACACTGAAGGAAGATCTAACCAAGTTAAAGACTCTCACAGTCATGCTGGTGGATGAGAGGAAGGCGATGGCGGAGAAGCTGAAGCAAATGGAGAATAAGGTCCAGAACAGCACTGGCAAACTTCAGGCAGAACAGGATAAAGTTACGTCAGTCACAGAGAAGCTGATTGAGGAGAGCAAGAAGGCACTGAGGTCGAAGgctgagctggaggagaaaatgtGCAGCGCTACAAAGGAGAGGGATGACCTGAAGGCCAAGTTGATaaatgaggaagaaaagagcAATGATTTGGAGTCGAAGATCAATATGATGAAGAAAAGGTTGCAGTCCCTAGAGAACATAGAAAGGGAACACCTGAGAAGCAAAGCTAAAGAGGAGCACATCAAGACACCCATTGCTAACCGCTTCCAACAAGAAGACAACAAAGTAAAGGACTTGACGCAGGAGGTTGAACGCCTCAGACGCAAGTTAAAGGACATGAAGGTGGTAGAGGGTGACCTCTTGAAGACAGAGGAGTTTGAATCACTGGAGAAAAGATTCACCAACGAACAAGAGAAAGCTAAAGTCTtgatggaggagctggaaaTATCCAGAAAAGAACTTTCCAAATACCAACTGGCTGAAAAGAAAGAGTGCAACCAAGAGCATGTCCTTTATAAACGCTTGAAGGACGAGGAGGCAAAGTCTAGTCACTTGACCAGAGAGGTAGCAGCTCTGAAAGAGAAGATCCATGAGTACATGGGAACTGAGGAGTCCATTTGTCGTATGAAGACCGACCACTCTACACTGCAGAGAAAACTgacccaacaggaagtcaggaaCAAAGAACTGGCCAGAGAAATGGAGACACTCACAAGAGAGCTTGAGAGATACAGACGCTTTAGCAAAAGTCTTCGCCCAGGCATGAATGGAAGACGCTTTTCCGACCTTCATGTTGCCACCAAGGAAGTTCAGACAGAGTCTCTTGACCTCATGTCTCCCAACTGTAAGACAATGGCACCACTGGAACGTGCTGTCGTGAACGGGAAGCTGTATGACGAGAGCGAACCTGAGGATAACGCAAATTACAGCAACGAGCTCCAGCTCACCAAATGCAGCCCCTCGCTCATCAATAATGTCAACAATCtgaacaacaacatgaaaagaGCGCGAGTCCCGTTCCTTAAGAACAAAGACAACACCCATCAGGTGAACGGGAAAGTGCAACCACGGCAGAACGGGAACCACGTTCAGCCTGGAGATGTTGTGTTGACCCACAGTCCTGGGCAGCCTCTGCACATTAAAGTGACTCCTGACCACGGACATAACACAGCAACGCTAGAGATCACCAGCCCGACCACAGAAAACACCCAGTCATTCACCAGCACTGCCGTCATACCCACAAGTGGAGGTCCACCCAAGCAGAGAATTACCATCATCCAGAATGCTTCCATATCCCCGACTGCAAAGTCCATTTCCCCAACGATGAAATCCAAAGGTTCTCCAATATCAGATGAACCTTGCTCACCAGATAGGGCCCTATCACCTTTCACTATGTCTACATACTCCAGAGCAATGACTCCAGACTCTTGTGGCTCCGTAACCCCAGACAGAGCCATGTCACCTATACAGATCGTGTCCGTCACAACAGGCACCCCTGACCGCTCCCTCTCCACGGAGCCAGTCGAGGTCGTCGGAGGGCACGCCGTCTTCCGAGTGACCCCGGAGAGGCAAACCAACTGGCAGGTCCAGAGGTCCAACAGCTCTGGGCCCAACGTCATCACCACAGAGGACAACAAAATCCACATCCACCTAGGGAGCCCCTTCATTCAGAGCATCAGCACTCCGACGCAAACGCTGAGTCCGTGCCACACGCCTGGACTCCAGGAGCAAAGGACTCAGGTGCTTGCAAATTGCAGTACTCCTACTATCAAGGGCAACAGCAAAATCACAAGTAGCATCATGATTAAGCCCACCTCCACCCCAATCCAAAGGCCATCACAAATTACAGTAAGTAATGCCTATGACTGA